In Sebastes fasciatus isolate fSebFas1 chromosome 8, fSebFas1.pri, whole genome shotgun sequence, the DNA window CAATACAATCCCCACTTCTCTCTCTATGCATTCAGGCAGTGAAGCGGTTCATGAAGCTGGAGTGTAAATGTCACGGCGTGAGCGGCTCTTGCACGCTGCGGACATGTTGGATGGCCATGTCCGACTTCAGGAAGACCGGCGACTACCTGAGGAGGAAATACAACGGGGCCATCGAGGTGACGATGAATCAGGACGGGACAGGCTTTGCCGTGGCTAACAAAGCCTTCAGGAAGGCCACCAAGAACGACCTGGTCTACTTTGAGAACTCTCCGGATTACTGCCTACAAGACAAAACAGCAGGTAAGACGGCgaaaaggagagaagaagaaagtggACTGGACTGAAAGACGCAGAGAGGCAGTTTATCATGGGTGTTGATGGATTGCCCCCACTGTGTTATGTTTTAGGGGTGTtatgtgtatgttgtgtgtatgtTCATGCAtgactagtgtgtgtgtgtgtgtgtgtgtgtgtgtgtgtgtgtaatggtaGTCAGATAACACAGCAGGACTCCTGTGTGATGTCGGTGGAAGCTAATATCCTTGTACCCCGAGGACATGGTCGTTCTGTGACCACCTGACCTCTATCAGTCTctgtcaccacacacacacatatatatacacactccCGTGGTCAGAGGAAGTGTTGATCAACCTTTACACAATGCACCTATGActgtttctgattggctggtcgATGGACCGTCAGACAAACTTTTACAATATTTGACCATCACTCAGAAGCTCTGTCCAGTTCGTCCTCACTCCCTTTGTCTGCCTCACTCTTCGTCCATCCTCCCCCCTCTTTCTCACCTTCCCAGAGGAATCCACAGCCTAGGGACACAAGcagctaattttttttttttttttaaatcactcttttctgtctgtcacagtctctccctctctgtctgtctgaactaAGCGTAGCTGGAGGGCAGAGTGGGCCTCAGAGTGTGagagcctgtctgtctgtcacgcTCCACTGTCCATTtaaccctcacacacacacactcacatagaGTGGCTTCAAAGGGAGCAGTGGCTTGGGAAAGGCAGTGTAACTATAGGCCACTCTACCAACACTGCatagttgtgtgtgtgggtctgtTGTTCTATGGGCAGCTTGTTGTGATAGGTAGCAGTTCAAACAGGGAGCTTCTCACACGAAACACCACCACTAATCTCTGTGGGGATGACATTCACATAAGACACACAGACAATATGCCACTGCATTAGGTAATAGCCAGACTGCTAAACACTATGATGCACTAAACAACGGCGACTAGTGGCACGTTTCCACCAAGCAGTCCAGTCTATTTCAGTTTGTTACACATTAGAACGGTTATTTTCGCGTTTCCATTGGCAAAACTTGTGGATGGTATCAAAAGAACTACTCCGCCTTTAGTACCACCTTGGTCAAGGTTTCAAGCAGACTGAGTtgatactagaaggtggagttaaaacactcgATTAaatgtttggtctataaaatgtcagaaatgttcATGAATTGTCCATCACCATTTCCTAAAGCCGAAGGCAACATCTTCAAATTACTTGTTGTGTCCAGCCGATAGTAACCCCTCCTCCCCATAAAAAACAATTCAGTTTCAGCAGATCTGATAGATAATGTCTGGATTTTtggcttgaaaaattacttaaactattaatcaattatcaaaagaGTTGcagattcatatttatttgatcGACTAATCATAATTTAAGGACTTTGGCTTTCTATAGAAATGATCCtccagttgttgttgttaaagtTCATTGTTAAACATAAAAGAAGAGAAGGTTCACTTTAAGGTTTTATTGGCTAACTCTTTTGTGCTCTGTGCAGGCTCCCTGGGCACGGCTGGGCGGGTCTGCAACAAGACATCACGCGGCACGGATGGCTGTGAGGTCATGTGCTGTGGGCGGGGCTATGACACCACGAGAGTCAAGCAAATCACCAAGTGCGAATGCAAGTTCAAATGGTGCTGCGCCGTGGAGTGTAAGGACTGCGAGGAAGCCGTGGACATACACACGTGCAAAGCTCCCAAACGAGCCGAATGGTTGGACCAGTCCTGAGGACACGCCCCCCTTCGCCCCCTGTAATGCAACCCCACCCCTTTCCCCTTTACGGGACATCCTGTGGAAACATGGCATTCTGGGAAAGTTTGTCCGAAAGTGCTCGGCGTCTCCGCCCTCCCCTGCCCCCACCTCGGTTCATCATTGCATGGCTtttctacctgtctctgtgaaAGCACTAGAATTCAGTACCCATCAATATGAATTAACACCCATTAGCCCCTGTTTGTGAACGGCCCTGAGACTGAACTGCTGGGATCAGATGATGAACGGTGAAACCAGTGAACACTTTGGGGTTCGAGTGGATTGGATTCAGTCCAGACGGCCTTTTTTCTAGCGTGTGGTTCTGGGTTAAAAATGGTTTGCTGCTTTCATGATGctttaaagacacattttacattaaCTGAGCCTTCAAACGTATCCAGTATTATTACATCAACATCCTATACTCacatatttttctttgtttttttggggaaaTACACTTTTATCTACCAAAAACAAATACTTGGTTGGACTTTGGGAAGTAGCTTGACAAGTGCACTTTGAGAAGTGGACATCTAAGCGTTAAGTTTGGCTCTGCGTGGCCAAACACAGAGGCGGAGGACTACCAGAGGACGGGGAGATGGACACTAGATGAATAAATGGACGGATGCGTCATTGGGACATTGAAtgcaactgtaaaaaaaaaaaaaaaaaaaaaaaaaaagtttaaagtgatttatttaaATTGTAAAGTGTTGTTTCATTTCTCATCTGCGGATGAGACTGCACTACATTGGCTGACacgaggagagagaagagcacCCCCATTATTATGATTATACAGTGTACTCTAGTTTTCAGTGTGTAAGACGACGACAAACTgctgctgagaaaaaaaaaagaagaagaaaaagacctGGACGGTCATTCAGTTGCACATAACCACAACATCAGACAGATTTCACTTCTCTGCTCTCCAGCTTGCTTGTATAACATTGTGTATATTGCCTTATCTAAACAGATGTTCATATGAAATATATGGTGCATTAGTATGACACTGggatctttgttttttgttcagacagacaaacacagaggTTGAAGGCAAGACTAGACGCAGATAAAGCAGAACTAATCAGTGTGACCGAGCAGGATAGTGAGTAAGTTCCTGTGCTGTCATAACCTGCCGTGTTtttcccatcacacacacacacacacacacaccatcgcTGCTCCTCACCAGCATGAGTTGAGAGCCACTGTGGCAGTAATAATACAATCTATGTCGGCAACAAAGGCTGATTCTGTGTGAGTCGGGGTGGGGTGCGTTATATCAGTCGAGGGGAGGGAAGTGTTTGATTAAAAGGCCCAACCTAAACCCCAACCCCTGCTGGCCTCATCCCACCCCTCGCTATGTGGAATTCCAGGTGGGTCCCAGGCTAATGACTAGATGGCTGTAATTACCCGGGGCTGTTGATAGCTGGTGATTGGACATGGTCGTGCCACAGAGGACCTAGTGTGGGCTCCTGCTGAGACCACATTTAATCAAAGGCTTCTTGGCCGGCTTATCAAAGGGAATACTTTCCAGCAATCTTCTCTGCCTCAGCCCCCTCTGCTCCCCAGACTCAGTCCAGTTCAGTCTCTGTTACATTAGAGACTCCTGATAACGTGAATTCAAAGGGATATTGCACACACAAGCGCAAGACGAAAGTAGCGtgtaaaccatagactgtatataagaagtggacgttgtcACCGTGATATCTCCCATTGGATTGTGGACTGGCATTTTGAAGCCtagagttcagcattttggtcattaccatcttggctttttgcaatcAGACATGACACGAGAGAGTGAAgtacgctgaataagacatttttaggcgaccaaaaaggttataattaactttcatgaactgaaaacacactgtgaaagagttaaagttctaagacaaaaacacggacaactcccagaccggacaacgccatggtagcgacctcaatcataaggtagccacgcccaaaAGCATCCGATCAGTactgttaaccgattattagcATTAGTGCGTTTCATGCAGCTGTGCTGTGGTTTTAGTGCCTAACAAACCCGTTatatccatcatttatcaccagctacAGTGTATGTgcaaacagacaactgagtccccagttcacccatccgggagagttactgtagcagccacgatgctgcgtgtattgtcgtggacacatgcagccacttttcCGGTAAGTCTCCATCGCACAGCATTTAGTTTATCTGCgatgttgtcagctgtgtgtctgtctgatgTAACGTTACTCTGTCTGCCCGGTGTAATGtcagcgagtgtccgacagaccgcgTGTGTGTGACGACGGTGAgtaacgtagcagtgcagtgtgtatacagtttatttgtcgtgaataaatgctacaactcctcaagacccaagccaagctcCTGTATGTTACAACAATTAgattcattttttaatatttcttttaaccgtttaactgataGCATTAATCCGTCATAATTCTTAATGCCGGTTAATGGTTAAATGaccaagtgagaagtagggtcattttcttatagacttctatacaatcagacttctttttgcaaccagaggggtcgccctctgctggctattagaaagaatgcaagtttaaggcacttatgcactggcttcacttttcagaaacggaggttgcccactggtgtaAACACAAATGATACAGTATTAGTTCATTGCCTTTTTACTctgcaaaccttttttttttctctataccTGTATGCTGTGCTGGTCAATATTTGTCCGAGTGATAATATCACCTCTTCTTGCCCAGGCCTGGGACAGGATGCAGCCAGGTTCAGGCCTGAATGGACACACCAATGCCATAAGAGAGGAAATGCAAGGCATCTGCCCTGGAGATACCTTGATGCAGGAAGCAGACACAAACTTAGATACACCAGCTGAGATGAAAACACAAATTTGCTCTTTTGAGTCGCTTCAATCGATACAATCTCTTTCACGTTATACTGCTTttataattaatgtttttaatggagTAATATCACGATTCACCTTTCGGTCTACCAACTGCCCCAAAAAGGACCCTCAACATCCTAGTAGAGGTCTTTTAATAGCCACGGGAGGCCCATATCATTAGATAAGATAAGCTTTATTGTCCCTCAGGGTAATATTATCAAGCAATTCCAGTCATTTAAACTATTCTAGCGCCAGCTTCCTGTGACAGAGTCTATCTGTGTCCTGGATGCCAGGCTGAGAGCATTCACAGGCAAACCATTAGTCTTCACAGCTGGCAGGCAGCGCCGTGGGCAAGAGAGATTGTACTTACTGAGGGCACAGAAATGGCATCACAGGAGGACGTCAACACTTTTTTGTAGGTTCAGTTCTATTGGCTGTGATAACATTGCAGCCAGTGAATTACTGAGATATGGGAATGGGAGTGGCGATATTACTTAAAAGAAGTCAGATGATCTCACAGGTTTTAAATAAACCCCTAAGCAAGGCATAGTTATTTGGAAGAGGAAATATAGGCGAACAGTGAAATTATCACTCAACATCCATCAGAGTGTACAGACCGACTTTGTGGTTCAACTTTGACCGGCAGCACTTGCGGTAGTTGTACGGACTAGGGCTggtcaatatatcaatattatatcaaaATCGTGATATGAGAGTAGATATCGTCTTggattttggatattgtaatatggcataagtgttgtcttttcctggttttaaaggctacattacagtaaattaatattattttctgaacttaccagactgttctagcggttctattatttgcctttacccatttagtcattatatccacatcactgattatttatcaaaaatctcattgtgtaaatattttgtgaaagcaccaaaagtcaaccctacaatatcgttgcagtatcgatattgaggtatttgttaaaaaatattgaaatatttgattttctacatatcgcccagcccttgTACACACAGTTTTACTTTGTAATGGGGGATTATTATGGACATTATGGGTGCGGCCACTAGATAATCTGTTGGCTTGTTTACAATGAATGTCTTGACTGCTTGTATTCATTGCTCCATTGTAGCAATGTCATCCCTGGTTTCAGATCTCAGAAAATAATTTGGTGGGTAAGACCCAAGTTGGAATAAACCAGAATTATCCTTTAATTCCACAGCAAGGCCAAGTAATTTGACTGGGACCAAATCACAGGCAAAAGTAGTTCAGATCAAACTGTGGTCCAGCTGAATGTAAagaaccagtgtgtaacaattaggggatctattggcagaaattaatTATACTATTAATAAGAATGTTTTCTGTAgggtataatcacctgataataagaattgttgtgcttttgttagcttagaatgagccgtttatatctacattaaACGGGTCCTCTCTCCACGGAGCCTGCCATGtcgcaccgccatgtttcaacagtagcctagaacggacaaaaaacaaacacttaacttttcctgcttgggtcgGAGTCAATAATGTTATTTGCTCCCatcgccgccactctctctctcttgc includes these proteins:
- the LOC141772841 gene encoding protein Wnt-2b isoform X2; this translates as MQAIGEGTKEWIRECQHQFRHHRWNCSTLDRDHTVFGRVLLRSSREAAFVYAISSAGVVYALTRACSQGELKTCNCDPHKRGRASDERGEFDWGGCSDNINYGIKFAKAFIDAKERTVRDARALMNLHNNRCGRTAVKRFMKLECKCHGVSGSCTLRTCWMAMSDFRKTGDYLRRKYNGAIEVTMNQDGTGFAVANKAFRKATKNDLVYFENSPDYCLQDKTAGSLGTAGRVCNKTSRGTDGCEVMCCGRGYDTTRVKQITKCECKFKWCCAVECKDCEEAVDIHTCKAPKRAEWLDQS